Part of the Magnetococcales bacterium genome is shown below.
GATTTTTCTGACGCAGCAGGAGCCCAAGGTGGAGTTCAATCTCAACACCTCTGCTTCCAAGGTGGGGGATGAGCATTATGAGACGGTTCTTCATGTGACCATCAAGGTGGTTTCGGGCGAGAACACCATGTTTCTGGTGGAAGTCAGTTATGGTGGGCTCTTTTTGGTACGCAACGTACCGCAGGAGCATTTGTCGCGGACGTTGGGGATTGAGTGTCCGTATATTCTCTTTCCTTATGTTCGGCAGATTATTTCGCAGTTGGTATCGGAGGGGGGATTCAAGCCGATGGTATTGGATCCGATCAATTTTGCGGCGTTGTATCAGCAGGCGCAGAGCGAGGCCAACTGAGGGTAAAGAATTAACTCCTC
Proteins encoded:
- the secB gene encoding protein-export chaperone SecB, whose translation is MSEEAADNQPLFHVEKLYLKDLSFESPNAPEIFLTQQEPKVEFNLNTSASKVGDEHYETVLHVTIKVVSGENTMFLVEVSYGGLFLVRNVPQEHLSRTLGIECPYILFPYVRQIISQLVSEGGFKPMVLDPINFAALYQQAQSEAN